ATTTGGCTTAAAAAAGGTCTTGCAGGTAAAAGAATTGCACGTTTAGTGGATTCTCCTCATTTGCCTGAAGGTGAATGTGTATTTAAAATTACTAGCGAAGGTATCGTTAGTTAATTTTCCTTTCTTTTTTTTAACTTTTTTTTAATAAATTATTTATATTTCAAAGTTCATATTTACTAGCATGAATGCTATTGAAACCACTATTCTATCTATTATTTTGATGATTGGTTTGGGATATTTTCTCAAACGAATTGATTTTTTATCTGAAAAGGATATAGACCCTTTCAATAGAATAGTAATGTACATTTTAATGCCATGTATGATATTTCATGCAATTTATAATGCAGATTTGTCATTGATTCCGAAATTGGGGATATTGCCGTTTATAATTTTGGCATCTTCAGCTGTAACAGGAATTATTTCATTTTTTATTTTAAAGCAATTTAAATTGGATGACATTACGTTATGGTCAGTACTTGTTACAGTAATGATTGCAAATACTGCATTTATGGGATATCCTGTTACTTTAGGTATTTTTGGTCAGGATGGTTTTTTAAGGGCAATTTTTTGTGACATGGCAACATTGTGTATATTTCTGCTTCTTTCCTTTGTCTTAATATTGAAATTTGGAGGGACAGTTAAAACTGCATTTAAAAAAATTGCTTTTTTCCCGCCTCTTTGGGCAGTTGTTTTAGGTTTGCTTTTGAACTTTATCAATGTACCAATCGGATCTGTTCTGGACAATACCATAAATTATTTGGGACAGGGTGCAATTCCATTAATCATGATTGCTTTGGGGCTTTCAATAGACTTTTCAGCATTGTCCAGATCTAAAAATATGATTGTATTTACTTCAATTATGAAATTAGCAATATTTCCATTTATAGCATTTCTTATAGCCAATTATTTAGGTCTTATAAATCTTGAATATAGTGTATCAATTGTTGAAGCTGCAATGCCGTCAGGAATGATGTCACTTCTTCTTGCAATAACATATAAGCTGGATTATGAGTTGACCTCAGACTGCATATTAATCAACACTGTAATCTCTTTGATTACACTCCCGATAATTATCATGATTTTGTAGCAAAATTTTCAATTTTTTAACAAACCTAAATTTATTATTTAGACAAATAATAATAATTAATCTTTATTTTGGATAAATAGACTTGAATATCATTTATTTATTCATCAATGTAATTTTAATCAGTATTTTTATTCATTATATATAAACTTTACTCCAAGATGTTATAAGAAACCTTTATATATGTGTATTTACTACATATGTATATCTAATACTATGTAAAAATTCTATAGACTTTTTTTAAAAAATTGCAATTTTTATGATATATTAGATATTTTTCACGACTTGTACAAGGTGAATTAATATGGCAGAAGAAAATATAAATAACGAAGAAATTAGGATAGGTGTTTACGTCTGTCACTGTGGTGTTAACATTGGTGGAGTAGTCGACTGTCCTGACGTAGCAGAGTATGCAAAGACATTACCAAATGTAGTATACGCAACCGACTATAAATACATGTGTTCTGACCCAGGTCAAGCAATGATCCAAGAAGACATTAAAGAGAAAAACTTAAACAGAATTGTTGTAGCAGCATGTTCTCCTCGTCTTCACGAACCTACTTTCCGTAGATGTGTAGAAGAAGCTGGATTAAACAAATTCTTATTTGAATTTGCTAACTTAAGAGAACAAGACTCTTGGGTACACATGAGCCAACCTGAAGAAGCTACTGCAAAAGCTAAAGATTTAACCCGTATGGCTATTGCAAAAGCAAGATTACTCGAACCATTAGAAGCAACTAAAGTAGATGTAAACAACACTGCATTAGTTATCGGTGGTGGAGTTGCAGGTATTCAAACCGCATT
This portion of the uncultured Methanobrevibacter sp. genome encodes:
- a CDS encoding AEC family transporter, whose product is MNAIETTILSIILMIGLGYFLKRIDFLSEKDIDPFNRIVMYILMPCMIFHAIYNADLSLIPKLGILPFIILASSAVTGIISFFILKQFKLDDITLWSVLVTVMIANTAFMGYPVTLGIFGQDGFLRAIFCDMATLCIFLLLSFVLILKFGGTVKTAFKKIAFFPPLWAVVLGLLLNFINVPIGSVLDNTINYLGQGAIPLIMIALGLSIDFSALSRSKNMIVFTSIMKLAIFPFIAFLIANYLGLINLEYSVSIVEAAMPSGMMSLLLAITYKLDYELTSDCILINTVISLITLPIIIMIL